One part of the Rutidosis leptorrhynchoides isolate AG116_Rl617_1_P2 chromosome 1, CSIRO_AGI_Rlap_v1, whole genome shotgun sequence genome encodes these proteins:
- the LOC139849401 gene encoding F-box protein At5g07610-like, giving the protein MAKTRFEPKKIDAALNKHESPDDHHHQPTESREVIGYNEYLVTEILRRLPAVYILRFKSVSKHWYSVLSHLYNKLCASPHVQGLFYGDIYVPFDVNNRPPFRSLDFYPDPRGIKIVQSCNGLLLCCSKTESYDTRKYYVFNPTNKQFELIPSVKESLLVCFMGLAVDPADQFRYYKLVCVYQKYYRSRLHVQIYSSDTETWKISDETLDTSNYMPFLTCGVNMNGGMYWSPTSNPNDSWYYFKLQVEKFQKLELPSSMKMGESRDESQVCYFGESRGRLHLVEMVRKVVRSYLNVYEMMSDDSGWVFKYQVGFDQFRGEFYKGFWYHDYSPDKLEVLDIIRGEQDEDTFMVVKFGNVVKSYYFFDKSFKKLFVDIYGRRMESHRYVATSDNLLSYLVLLFMSLDITNSALISTYSSLLRLRQPFKKNYGYATSVSDWDLKAMSAT; this is encoded by the exons ATGGCGAAGACAAGATTCGAACCCAAAAAAATTGATGCTGCTCTCAACAAACACGAGTCGCCAgatgatcatcatcatcaacctACTGAATCGCGTGAAGTTATTGGATACAACGAATATCTTGTAACCGAAATCCTACGTCGTCTTCCTGCGGTCTATATTTTACGATTTAAATCCGTATCCAAACACTGGTACTCTGTTTTAAGTCACTTATATAACAAACTTTGTGCCTCACCACATGTTCAAGGTCTTTTTTATGGCGATATTTACGTTCCATTTGATGTTAACAACCGTCCCCCTTTTCGTAGTCTGGATTTTTACCCAGACCCACGTGGCATTAAAATCGTGCAATCTTGTAACGGATTATTACTTTGCTGTAGTAAAACAGAAAGTTATGATACTCGTAAATACTACGTGTTTAATCCAACCAATAAACAATTTGAACTGATTCCATCAGTTAAAGAAAGTCTTCTAGTTTGTTTCATGGGTCTTGCAGTAGATCCAGCTGATCAATTTCGATATTACAAACTCGTTTGTGTATATCAAAAATACTATCGATcgcgattacatgttcaaatctactCGTCTGATACCGAAACATGGAAGATATCAGACGAAACGTTGGATACGTCTAATTACATGCCGTTTTTAACGTGTGGAGTGAATATGAATGGGGGAATGTATTGGTCACCTACTAGTAACCCTAACGATTCTTGGTATTACTTTAAGTTGCAAGTCGAAAAGTTTCAAAAATTGGAACTACCATCTTCTATGAAAATGGGTGAATCGCGTGACGAATCGCAGGTTTGTTACTTTGGTGAATCGCGTGGACGTTTACATTTGGTAGAGATGGTTCGTAAGGTTGTACGTTCGTACCTAAACGTTTATGAAATGATGAGCGATGATTCGGGTTGGGTGTTCAAGTATCAAGTTGGGTTCGATCAATTTAGGGGTGAGTTTTATAAGGGTTTTTGGTATCATGACTACTCTCCAGATAAGTTGGAAGTTTTGGATATTATTAGAGGTGAACAAGATGAAGATACATTTATGGTGGTGAAATTTGGTAATGTGGTCAAAAGTTATTATTTTTTTGACAAGAGTTTTAAGAAGTTGTTTGTTGATATTTATGGAAGAAGAATGGAAAGTCATCGTTATGTTGCAACCTCAG ACAATCTGTTGAGCTATCTGGTTTTGTTGTTCATGTCATTGGACATTACAAATTCAGCATTAATATCTACATATTCATCATTATTACGCTTACGCCAGCCGTTCAAAAAAAATTACGGTTACGCCACAAGTGTAAGTGACTGGGATCTGAAGGCAATGAGTGCAACATAA